The genome window TTGTTCAACCTTAACCATGGATGTTGACCGAGCAGGACTCAGCCGCAACATTCATCGGGGTCCGCCGATGACTTGAAATCAGGCTCGAGTTTGAAAGAATAGAAATACCCCTCGACCTTccacctccatctcctttCTTGACAGAGACTTTTATAGTATTAGAATACCATGTGAATATTTCCATTGTCAAGCCAAGTGACGTGAAACTCACCAATGACCACAAACACTTCCTCTCAGGCTCTAGATGATCTCGTCAGAGCAACCGACCTCTTTCGCGAACAATATCTACGCGCTTTAACAAACCTTCAAGACGACCTCGTCGCTCGTAGACGAGACACGGCAGAGAGTCATGCTCGTAGCAGCATATCTATGCCTGAGCCCTACGGTGCATTCACGCCACCCTTGAGAGCTTCCACTGGCCCAACATTTGCAACAGAGGGCTCTTTGTCTCCTATCTTCCGGCGAGGGCGGGCCGCAACTCTTGAGAGCACAAGAGAAAGGCCATCTCTGTCTGCTGAGCCTCAACACTTTACGGGTTCACCAAGTGGCAGTCATCGCGTTGTCTTTACGCAGGACGAAGATGTTTCCTTCattcctctccctctcctgGATAACACTACAGCCACTACCACAACGCGAGAGGTTGAGGACTATCACCATAACATTGTCAGGGATCATCTCGGCCAGGCAGACTGGGTCGATGGTCAACTCCTCCAGCATCTGAAAACCGAAGATTTCACTCCTGAGATGGCATCCCTCCTAGACGATATCATGAAACGACGTTCCGAGATTGATATAGATGTACCCTTTCGTGAATTTGCGGCGTATGAGAGAGAACAGTATAGTCAGTCCACATTTGAAGTGTACGAGGTTGGCCATAGCTGTAAACTCACCAAACTCAGCGCTGacggagatggagatgggcAGTCAGATGTCAAGTACACGGGTGAAGGCCCCTACGAGATTCCGGCTGATAATGTCGATGCTCCTACGGTTTGGGAAACAATCAGGGTTGTCAACCAAAGCGGCACGTCTACAGGCCGAATTACGTACGTCTTCCATTATATAACACCTATCGGGCTGGACTAACATTCTGTAGCATCGTTCAAGAGCCTACGCCTCTTATCCTCGCAGCACTTCACTGGACCATGTCTTCACATTTTGATATGAATGAGCTGCTCACTCATCTCCTCTCTGACGAGCCTAACCGTGGCCGTACTCATGCCTTCATGACTAGAGCCTACGAGAGGTCTCCCTCCCAAGCAACTTCTCACTCACCCATCGTTGCCCCATCATCGCCAGTCCCGCTCACAGCCAGACCGTCGCTGTCATCAACCCCTCCTACACCTAACGTTCGTCAGAagtctttcttctttgtaTTCAAGTACTACACAGTTGTTAGTCACCCTCTCGAGCCAGCTCCTTGGCAGCGTTTCGATAAAAGACCTTCAGAAAGTCGTCTCGGAGATCATATTGATATCGCTGAGTGCGGCTCTGTATTGGCTCTGTCACTCGGCGGAGACTCCCATAAAGCTCCCCCTATGCGTTCGAGAAGAGAGCGTGCTCGAGAAGGGATTCTATTCAATACATTTGGTCCATGGCAGTTACTTGCTATCCAGAGCTTTCCTGATAATTCTCATACTGTCCGTGGCCCGGAGTTTCAAGAGAAGAAATATGTCAATGGACCATATGCATTTCTGGACCTACTCATCTCCGAGTATCGTGATGCAACAAAGCGAAATCTGATCCTCCATGAGCGAGTTACCAAGCTCATCACTCCCCCGGTACGTTCACTAAACCCCCCATATCTCAACGCCATGCTAATCATGTCCAGACCGAATTCATGTTTGACCCTAAACTCAGAGACAAGCT of Fusarium oxysporum Fo47 chromosome I, complete sequence contains these proteins:
- a CDS encoding cora-like Mg2+ transporter protein-domain-containing protein gives rise to the protein MTTNTSSQALDDLVRATDLFREQYLRALTNLQDDLVARRRDTAESHARSSISMPEPYGAFTPPLRASTGPTFATEGSLSPIFRRGRAATLESTRERPSLSAEPQHFTGSPSGSHRVVFTQDEDVSFIPLPLLDNTTATTTTREVEDYHHNIVRDHLGQADWVDGQLLQHLKTEDFTPEMASLLDDIMKRRSEIDIDVPFREFAAYEREQYSQSTFEVYEVGHSCKLTKLSADGDGDGQSDVKYTGEGPYEIPADNVDAPTVWETIRVVNQSGTSTGRITIVQEPTPLILAALHWTMSSHFDMNELLTHLLSDEPNRGRTHAFMTRAYERSPSQATSHSPIVAPSSPVPLTARPSLSSTPPTPNVRQKSFFFVFKYYTVVSHPLEPAPWQRFDKRPSESRLGDHIDIAECGSVLALSLGGDSHKAPPMRSRRERAREGILFNTFGPWQLLAIQSFPDNSHTVRGPEFQEKKYVNGPYAFLDLLISEYRDATKRNLILHERVTKLITPPTEFMFDPKLRDKLLFEDKHFTYIRRYFWAYNTLAVVNTGIKSMIAAYIDTFTDSFWAGTHPILWPHHAAGSPDGVAYRKHMAKLRCELDKVVQELTEVLKRNERTRKEIENLRDQLFSGSSIKESRRAIEQGDNIKVLTMISMIFLPLTFVTSVFGMTVFTVPATDWRFPLTMILVCVPFMLLVTFLQTRSFGVLLRKLGAIGSAPVRLMAQARSRPREITDVPDNISIAAARVRRGGGTLLGRITARLWSKRAAQKVESDDLGGV